cattttttctgtttcttttctctctctttcttcctgctctctcttcttcaacgGAATGGAGGCAACGGCGTGGAGGCTTGATCAGAAAAGCTGTGGTGGAGGCGTGGAGGTCGTGGGTTTCCGGCGTGAGGGTCGAATTTGGGTGGTGATTGGGTGGCGTTTGGGTGGTGTTTGGCGTTTGGGtcgaagatgatgatgatgatgaagagcaAGGCCAAGACGATGCGGTCGTCGACGGTGATGTGGAAGAGGAGGAGTGGACGGTCGCGGAGGAAGTAGAGGAAAGACCAGGCGACGAAGATGGCGAGGAAGACGATCATGGAGATCGGGTGCCAGAGGAGGCTGAGGAAGAGGATGAGGAGCGCGATGAACGTGTAGTTCACGCGGAAGTGACCGAGGTTGCGCTTGAAGCGAGCGGTGGCTTCGCCGAGTGTGTCAGGGCGCGTGAAGGAGGAGAATGGGTGGACGAGCgaccctctctctctcgccaTCGCTGCCGGTGAGAAcagatgggtttgggtttgggttttgcgAGAAcagatgggtttgatttttgattttggattttggattttgattttgatttaggattttgattttggttttgattttgatttggctgGATTTGGCTGTGCTGTGTTGCCattggattgtgtttttttttttttttttggttcagctACTGGGTTTATGAGTTGGGTCTGGTGGTGGCAGTGGCGGTGTCAGGTGTGTAGTGCGTCggtggtgggttgtgg
The sequence above is drawn from the Quercus robur chromosome 7, dhQueRobu3.1, whole genome shotgun sequence genome and encodes:
- the LOC126691726 gene encoding PRA1 family protein F3-like; the protein is MARERGSLVHPFSSFTRPDTLGEATARFKRNLGHFRVNYTFIALLILFLSLLWHPISMIVFLAIFVAWSFLYFLRDRPLLLFHITVDDRIVLALLFIIIIIFDPNAKHHPNATQSPPKFDPHAGNPRPPRLHHSFSDQASTPLPPFR